A DNA window from Roseovarius sp. Pro17 contains the following coding sequences:
- a CDS encoding branched-chain amino acid ABC transporter permease → MLKFLIWLIVAVALIALPHGLSFSQQEILVFLTINILVVSSYRLLTLTGEWSLAHVVIMGVGAYASALFTKELGLWVPVSMLLGGLTAALIAVILSFPLFRMKGFYFLIGSFAAGEIIRLLWKHFRDPFGGAKGIKGIDPMPDFSIGIYNFDFFEPVSYFYFAGFIVAICLWILWRIERSPVGLTFHAVHWQDKLAEASGVNLRAYRTLAFAVASGFAGIGGALLAHYIGTINPNSFDLDLMVFVLTWAIVGGTGTFYGPILGCVALTILNEVVLRELGFEQMRPLIYGAILICSILFLPKGLESIVQKFTKRRAKQ, encoded by the coding sequence GTGCTTAAATTTCTGATCTGGCTCATCGTGGCCGTCGCGCTGATCGCCCTGCCCCACGGGCTCAGCTTTTCCCAACAGGAAATTCTGGTATTTCTCACCATCAATATTCTGGTGGTATCTTCTTATCGCCTGCTGACGCTGACCGGTGAATGGTCGCTGGCGCATGTCGTCATCATGGGCGTCGGCGCCTATGCCAGCGCGCTCTTTACCAAGGAACTTGGGCTGTGGGTGCCTGTTTCGATGCTGCTGGGCGGGCTTACTGCTGCGCTGATCGCAGTCATCCTCAGCTTTCCGTTGTTCCGCATGAAGGGGTTCTACTTCCTCATCGGCAGCTTTGCCGCGGGCGAGATCATCCGCCTTCTGTGGAAGCATTTCCGCGATCCGTTCGGCGGTGCCAAGGGCATCAAGGGGATCGACCCGATGCCCGACTTTTCCATCGGCATCTACAATTTCGATTTCTTCGAGCCGGTCAGCTATTTCTACTTTGCCGGATTCATCGTCGCGATTTGCCTCTGGATCCTCTGGCGGATCGAGCGTAGCCCAGTGGGCCTGACGTTCCATGCCGTCCACTGGCAGGACAAGCTGGCCGAGGCGTCGGGCGTCAACTTGCGCGCCTATCGCACGCTGGCCTTCGCGGTCGCCAGTGGATTCGCTGGCATCGGTGGCGCGCTGCTGGCCCATTACATCGGCACGATCAACCCGAACAGCTTCGATCTGGATTTGATGGTATTCGTTCTCACATGGGCTATCGTCGGCGGCACTGGAACGTTCTACGGTCCGATCCTGGGCTGTGTGGCATTGACCATCCTCAACGAGGTCGTGCTACGCGAACTGGGCTTTGAGCAGATGCGCCCGCTGATTTATGGCGCGATCCTGATATGCTCGATCTTGTTCCTGCCCAAAGGGCTGGAAAGCATCGTTCAGAAATTCACCAAGCGGAGAGCCAAGCAATGA
- a CDS encoding ABC transporter ATP-binding protein, protein MSHFLKVQDLTMRFGGLVAVDALNFTVDHGTIHGLIGPNGAGKTTTFNMISGFYKPTSGKVLLRGEDISGLKMHEVARRGVVRTFQHSTLFAELTVMENALIGTHMPFRPNIFAAIVGWDHEDRRGAEARAREALEFFGLDQLTTERAGDLSHGHQRALGMAVAYASHPDLMLLDEPFTGMNPEETRQMMDLMRRLREAGTTILLVEHDMQAIMGLCDTITCMSFGKFLAEGNPKEIRNHPAVIEAYLGGARHVA, encoded by the coding sequence ATGAGCCACTTTCTCAAGGTCCAGGATCTGACCATGCGATTCGGCGGTCTGGTCGCGGTCGATGCGCTGAACTTTACCGTCGATCACGGCACCATCCACGGGCTTATCGGCCCCAATGGTGCAGGCAAAACGACGACGTTCAACATGATCTCGGGCTTCTACAAGCCGACCTCGGGCAAGGTTCTGCTGCGCGGCGAGGATATATCTGGCCTGAAGATGCACGAGGTCGCACGGCGCGGCGTCGTGCGCACCTTCCAGCACTCGACCCTTTTCGCCGAACTGACGGTGATGGAAAACGCGCTGATTGGCACGCATATGCCGTTCCGGCCAAACATCTTTGCCGCTATTGTCGGCTGGGACCACGAAGACAGGCGCGGCGCCGAGGCGCGCGCGCGCGAGGCGCTGGAGTTCTTTGGTCTGGACCAGCTTACCACCGAACGCGCCGGCGATCTGAGTCACGGCCACCAGCGCGCGTTGGGCATGGCCGTCGCCTATGCCAGCCACCCCGACCTGATGCTGCTGGACGAGCCATTTACCGGCATGAACCCCGAGGAAACGCGCCAGATGATGGACCTGATGCGCCGCCTGCGCGAGGCTGGCACGACCATTTTGCTGGTCGAACATGACATGCAGGCCATCATGGGTCTCTGCGATACCATCACCTGCATGAGCTTTGGCAAGTTTCTGGCCGAGGGCAATCCCAAGGAGATCCGCAACCACCCCGCCGTTATTGAGGCTTATCTGGGAGGTGCGCGCCATGTTGCTTGA
- a CDS encoding ABC transporter ATP-binding protein → MLLEMKGISVNYGKINAIRDISVQVPEGKIVTIIGGNGAGKTTTLRAMSGMEPITKGEITFEGKRIDGLPASKVVAHGIAHVPEGRRIFPNMTVEENLRTGAFLRRDKDGIENDLEDVFKRFERLRERRTQRAQTMSGGEQQMLAIGRALMSNPRLLLMDEPSMGLAPVIVEEIAVIIEEINQRGLSVVLVEQNAELALELADYAYVLETGNCAMEGPAHELHDNETVRAAYLGI, encoded by the coding sequence ATGTTGCTTGAGATGAAGGGCATTTCCGTAAACTATGGCAAGATCAACGCGATCCGCGATATCAGCGTCCAGGTGCCCGAGGGCAAGATCGTCACCATCATCGGCGGCAATGGCGCGGGCAAGACGACGACCTTGCGCGCCATGTCGGGGATGGAACCGATCACCAAGGGCGAGATCACCTTTGAAGGCAAGCGCATCGACGGGCTCCCCGCCTCCAAGGTCGTGGCCCACGGCATCGCGCATGTTCCCGAGGGACGGCGCATTTTTCCCAACATGACGGTCGAGGAAAACCTGCGCACCGGCGCGTTCCTGCGCCGCGACAAGGACGGGATCGAGAACGACCTTGAGGACGTCTTTAAGCGGTTCGAGCGCCTGCGCGAACGGCGCACTCAGCGCGCACAGACCATGTCGGGCGGCGAACAGCAGATGTTGGCGATCGGACGCGCACTGATGTCCAATCCCCGTCTTTTGCTGATGGACGAGCCATCCATGGGCCTCGCCCCCGTCATCGTCGAAGAAATCGCCGTGATCATCGAAGAGATCAATCAGCGCGGCCTGTCGGTGGTGCTGGTCGAACAGAACGCCGAGCTGGCGCTGGAGCTGGCCGATTACGCCTATGTGCTGGAAACCGGCAATTGCGCGATGGAGGGGCCTGCCCATGAGCTACACGATAACGAAACCGTCCGTGCCGCATATTTGGGCATTTAA
- a CDS encoding tetratricopeptide repeat-containing protein, which yields MSYTITKPSVPHIWAFKRSDPDWRLAQASGWTRADLMWERLMEAGNEAFCAGSMARAGRLFYCADALARGRFAATDLRRATAPAGRAMVRLSRGKDAGALIAVAQQGWQMAPAAVADMEIKPRIRSSLFHLRMEAKHRGQYQDNLRTRLGRIADETNETLAQLGSSEAARHRHFSRWRGEKPTVFDGTRKVLGAALLIPDVAPR from the coding sequence ATGAGCTACACGATAACGAAACCGTCCGTGCCGCATATTTGGGCATTTAAGCGCAGCGATCCCGACTGGCGACTGGCGCAGGCATCGGGCTGGACCCGCGCCGACCTGATGTGGGAACGGCTGATGGAGGCCGGCAACGAGGCGTTCTGCGCCGGGTCCATGGCGCGCGCCGGGCGGCTGTTCTATTGCGCCGACGCTTTGGCGCGCGGGCGCTTTGCGGCTACCGATCTGCGCCGCGCAACGGCCCCCGCCGGACGCGCCATGGTGCGGCTGTCGCGCGGGAAGGATGCAGGCGCGCTGATCGCGGTGGCTCAGCAAGGCTGGCAGATGGCGCCCGCCGCCGTCGCCGATATGGAGATCAAACCGCGCATCCGGTCCTCGCTGTTTCACTTGCGCATGGAGGCCAAGCATCGCGGGCAGTATCAGGACAATCTGCGCACCCGTCTTGGCCGCATCGCCGATGAGACGAACGAGACACTGGCGCAACTGGGCAGCAGTGAAGCGGCACGTCATCGCCATTTCTCGCGCTGGCGCGGCGAAAAACCGACCGTGTTCGACGGCACGCGCAAGGTGCTGGGTGCAGCACTGCTGATCCCCGACGTCGCGCCGCGCTAA
- a CDS encoding NAD(P)-dependent oxidoreductase: protein MTDDLKVLVIGGTGRVGRMLHRYWQAHPPRGIAFSYQARRGGDIIWNAADGPGALAAHGPFDRLLVLAGITPGEDDDLSQNAVIARTCHAAAAQMGAAHMLLASSAAIYGTAAAHPYRETDTPAPSSPYGKAKLEAERAVQGQAPPITALRIGNVLGADALMLNAAKASADHPLTLDQFIDGHGPLRSYIGPATLAQVLETLLHAGDALPEVLNIGAPAPIAMQTLLEVSGTPYVMRPAPPDAVQIVTLECSALAARHRFDADASTARHMLGQWDHLKDTS from the coding sequence GTGACGGACGATCTAAAGGTGTTGGTGATCGGCGGCACTGGCCGCGTGGGCCGGATGCTGCACCGCTACTGGCAGGCCCATCCTCCGCGCGGTATCGCATTCAGCTATCAGGCGCGGCGGGGCGGCGATATTATCTGGAACGCTGCGGATGGCCCCGGGGCGCTGGCCGCGCATGGCCCGTTTGACCGGTTGCTGGTGCTGGCCGGAATCACCCCCGGCGAGGATGACGATCTGTCCCAAAACGCCGTCATCGCACGCACCTGCCATGCGGCGGCGGCGCAGATGGGCGCAGCGCATATGCTGCTGGCGTCCAGCGCGGCGATCTACGGCACTGCTGCGGCGCATCCCTATCGCGAGACGGACACGCCCGCCCCCTCCAGCCCCTATGGCAAGGCCAAGCTAGAGGCCGAGCGCGCAGTGCAAGGCCAAGCCCCGCCCATTACCGCGCTAAGGATCGGCAACGTGTTGGGCGCAGACGCGCTGATGCTGAATGCGGCAAAGGCCAGTGCAGATCACCCACTCACTTTGGACCAGTTCATCGACGGGCACGGCCCGCTGCGATCCTACATCGGCCCCGCCACATTGGCGCAGGTGCTGGAAACGCTGTTGCACGCGGGCGACGCACTGCCCGAGGTTTTGAACATCGGGGCGCCCGCACCCATCGCGATGCAAACGCTGCTGGAGGTCAGCGGCACGCCCTATGTGATGCGCCCGGCACCACCGGATGCGGTCCAGATCGTCACGCTGGAATGCAGCGCGCTGGCGGCAAGGCACCGCTTCGACGCGGATGCCTCCACCGCCCGGCATATGCTGGGCCAATGGGATCATCTGAAAGACACGTCATGA
- a CDS encoding sugar transferase, translating into MTPFKRFFDFMSAIFLGTVLLPVMICVAIVIAIRDGRPIFYVAERMKTPTQPFGLIKFRTMRPTTADTGVSGGHKTDRLTRTGRMLRRTRLDELPQIINVLKGDISLVGPRPPLRLYVERFPEIYAQVLTSRPGITGLATLYFHEHEDYLLSRCQGAEETDRVYAARCVPRKARVDLIYQRNRSFCYDWEIMLKTVFRSLR; encoded by the coding sequence ATGACACCCTTCAAACGCTTCTTCGACTTCATGTCGGCAATCTTCCTAGGCACGGTGCTGCTACCGGTGATGATCTGTGTTGCGATTGTCATTGCCATCCGCGACGGGCGGCCCATTTTCTACGTGGCCGAGCGGATGAAGACGCCGACGCAGCCCTTTGGCCTGATAAAGTTCCGCACCATGCGCCCCACTACAGCCGACACCGGCGTGTCGGGCGGTCACAAGACGGATCGACTGACACGCACGGGCAGGATGCTGCGCCGTACACGGCTAGACGAACTGCCCCAGATCATCAACGTTCTGAAAGGCGACATCAGCCTCGTCGGCCCGCGCCCGCCCCTACGCCTATATGTCGAGCGGTTTCCAGAAATCTACGCGCAGGTTCTGACGTCACGGCCCGGCATCACCGGCCTCGCCACGCTCTATTTTCACGAGCATGAGGATTATCTACTGTCGCGCTGCCAAGGCGCCGAGGAAACCGACCGCGTCTATGCCGCGCGCTGTGTGCCGCGCAAGGCGCGGGTCGACCTGATTTATCAGCGCAATCGGTCTTTCTGCTATGATTGGGAAATCATGCTAAAGACAGTATTCCGCTCACTGCGCTAA
- a CDS encoding NAD(P)H-dependent glycerol-3-phosphate dehydrogenase gives MGRKTVIVGGGAWGTALACVALRAGQDTALLCRDGEVAEALSERGTNPRYLPGIQLPERIAATTDPSVLEDAGIVILAIPAQGLRAALPALAPHIPPDAVLINTAKGIEVATGLTLSHALAELCPDRPQAILSGPSFATDVAVGKPTAVTLASVDEALALSLCRALSSDAFRVYASGDVAGVETGGALKNVYAIAAGIVIGMGYGESAKAALITRAFVELRRLGTAMGGQEQTYMGLSGFGDLMLSCASPQSRNFGYGMALGQGEDLAGRPLAEGAATVQIAGRIAEERGVDAPILQMTRRLLAGEVTPQDAMQILLTRPIKEEF, from the coding sequence ATGGGCAGAAAAACGGTGATTGTTGGCGGCGGCGCTTGGGGCACGGCGCTGGCTTGTGTGGCGCTTCGGGCCGGTCAGGACACCGCGTTGCTGTGCCGCGACGGCGAAGTGGCAGAAGCGCTGTCCGAACGTGGCACCAATCCGCGCTATCTGCCCGGCATCCAATTGCCCGAAAGGATCGCCGCGACGACCGATCCCAGTGTTCTGGAGGATGCTGGGATCGTCATCCTCGCCATCCCGGCGCAAGGCCTGCGTGCTGCTCTGCCCGCCCTTGCTCCGCACATCCCGCCTGACGCCGTGCTGATCAACACCGCCAAGGGTATTGAGGTGGCGACTGGCCTCACTCTTAGCCATGCGCTGGCCGAGCTGTGCCCGGATCGTCCTCAGGCGATTCTGTCCGGTCCCAGCTTTGCCACCGACGTGGCGGTGGGCAAGCCGACGGCAGTGACGCTGGCGTCGGTTGATGAGGCGCTCGCGCTCAGCCTCTGTCGCGCGCTCAGCTCGGACGCGTTCCGCGTTTATGCCAGCGGCGACGTGGCGGGTGTCGAGACAGGCGGCGCGTTGAAAAATGTCTATGCCATCGCGGCTGGGATCGTCATCGGCATGGGCTATGGCGAAAGCGCCAAGGCCGCGCTGATCACTCGCGCTTTCGTCGAGCTGCGCCGATTGGGCACCGCGATGGGCGGGCAGGAACAGACCTATATGGGCCTGTCCGGCTTTGGCGATCTGATGCTCAGCTGCGCCTCGCCGCAATCGCGTAATTTCGGGTATGGCATGGCCTTGGGCCAGGGCGAGGATCTGGCCGGTCGCCCGCTTGCCGAGGGTGCGGCGACAGTGCAGATTGCCGGACGGATCGCCGAGGAGCGCGGCGTCGACGCGCCGATCCTGCAAATGACGCGCCGCCTGCTGGCGGGCGAAGTGACGCCGCAGGACGCGATGCAAATCCTGCTGACAAGGCCGATCAAGGAAGAGTTCTGA
- a CDS encoding polysaccharide biosynthesis/export family protein: MKWAVVGLALIAVPACSLPRGAALTSEIVKEEQSETSAFQVVRVGRANAAAVAHWPGTGTNTQYRWPTGTRGPKSAVIRAGDKVDLAIWDNQENSLLTQADVKSVTMPGLTVSPTGTIFVPYLDEVVINGQTPAQARREIQNRITSIVPSAQVQLELTPGPNNAVDLVSGVAKPGSFPMADRNFNILSLIAQGGGIAPSLRHPLVQLQRGGSTYTIRSERLFADASHNITLRGGDNVMVLEDQRYFTAFGATGSEQLIRFEQEDVTALEALSIIGGLSDSRANPKGVLVLRDYGQKALRADGSGPSKPQVIFAFDLTSADGLFAARKFQIQPKDTVLATESTVTSVRTILGLVGSAFGVVSNVQNY, from the coding sequence ATGAAATGGGCCGTTGTCGGCCTGGCCCTCATAGCTGTGCCAGCGTGTAGCCTGCCGCGCGGCGCGGCGCTGACGTCCGAGATCGTCAAGGAAGAACAGTCCGAGACGTCGGCATTTCAGGTCGTGCGCGTCGGACGCGCCAATGCCGCCGCCGTCGCGCATTGGCCCGGCACCGGGACCAACACGCAGTATCGCTGGCCCACCGGCACGCGCGGGCCGAAAAGCGCAGTCATTCGCGCGGGCGACAAGGTGGATCTGGCGATCTGGGACAATCAAGAGAATTCGCTGCTGACCCAAGCCGACGTCAAATCGGTCACGATGCCCGGGCTGACGGTATCGCCCACGGGCACGATCTTTGTTCCCTATCTCGATGAGGTGGTGATCAACGGCCAGACCCCCGCGCAGGCGCGCCGCGAGATACAGAACCGCATCACCTCTATCGTGCCGTCGGCGCAAGTCCAGCTAGAGCTGACGCCGGGGCCGAATAACGCCGTCGATCTGGTGTCGGGCGTGGCAAAGCCGGGCAGCTTTCCCATGGCGGACCGCAATTTCAATATCCTTAGCCTGATCGCGCAAGGGGGCGGTATCGCGCCATCGCTGCGTCATCCGCTGGTGCAGTTGCAACGCGGCGGCAGCACCTACACCATCCGCTCCGAGCGCCTGTTTGCGGATGCATCGCACAACATCACCCTGCGCGGCGGTGACAACGTAATGGTGCTGGAGGATCAGCGCTATTTCACCGCCTTCGGTGCTACCGGCTCGGAGCAGTTGATCCGTTTCGAACAAGAAGACGTCACGGCGCTTGAGGCGCTGTCGATTATCGGCGGCCTTTCCGACAGCCGCGCGAACCCCAAAGGCGTGCTGGTGCTGCGCGATTATGGTCAAAAAGCGCTGCGCGCCGACGGCTCCGGGCCGTCAAAGCCGCAAGTCATCTTTGCCTTTGATCTGACCAGCGCCGATGGCCTGTTCGCCGCACGCAAATTCCAGATTCAACCCAAAGACACAGTGCTGGCGACCGAATCGACGGTCACATCCGTGCGCACGATCCTCGGCCTCGTTGGGTCCGCGTTCGGCGTGGTGAGCAACGTTCAGAACTACTAG
- a CDS encoding YHYH protein: MADTATKLGTVARVGVALDGVPIFADAPSIQQTGHMPALDVCGGHIDPGGWYHWHATSTDIGTVFEAEGVAADCALTQDTSAMFGYAFDGFAMYGSTDVGGTVPDNLDQCNGHIGATADDGAIYHYHATAC; encoded by the coding sequence ATGGCCGACACGGCAACAAAGCTCGGCACTGTTGCAAGGGTGGGCGTGGCGCTGGACGGCGTGCCGATATTTGCCGATGCGCCGTCGATCCAGCAGACCGGGCACATGCCTGCGCTCGACGTTTGCGGTGGTCATATTGATCCGGGCGGATGGTATCACTGGCACGCGACCTCGACCGATATCGGCACAGTGTTTGAGGCAGAGGGCGTCGCAGCCGACTGCGCGCTGACGCAGGACACAAGCGCGATGTTCGGCTATGCCTTTGACGGTTTTGCGATGTATGGCAGCACGGATGTCGGCGGCACGGTCCCTGACAACCTTGATCAATGCAACGGCCATATCGGGGCGACCGCAGATGACGGCGCAATCTATCACTATCATGCGACTGCGTGTTGA
- a CDS encoding MarR family winged helix-turn-helix transcriptional regulator, translated as MQHGQFSFHFLLHAGDLVEEHLRRRLADLDVRPRQARVLDALGRMGAASQIDLARSFHITPASMSTMTARLIAADLISRKTDPEEARSNVLQLTARGQSLLSAIHLAWQDVDRMIEERLGADKAAALATLTRELRNGLGGRMPGAVLPGLTISS; from the coding sequence ATGCAACATGGCCAATTCAGCTTTCACTTCCTCCTGCACGCTGGCGATCTAGTCGAAGAGCACCTTCGCCGCCGCCTCGCTGACTTAGACGTGCGACCGAGGCAGGCGCGCGTGCTCGACGCTTTGGGCCGAATGGGCGCTGCGTCTCAGATCGACCTTGCACGGTCCTTTCACATCACACCGGCCAGCATGAGTACAATGACGGCGCGGCTGATCGCAGCGGACCTAATCTCGCGCAAAACTGATCCCGAGGAGGCGCGCAGTAATGTGTTGCAGCTGACCGCGCGCGGCCAAAGCCTTCTGTCCGCGATCCATTTGGCGTGGCAGGACGTTGATCGGATGATCGAGGAGCGGCTTGGCGCGGATAAAGCAGCAGCGCTCGCTACTCTCACGCGCGAGTTGCGGAACGGTCTAGGCGGCCGCATGCCCGGAGCTGTATTGCCCGGACTTACGATTTCATCTTGA
- a CDS encoding YHYH protein, protein MNNSHCYRILPSALIALLASGSASFANDEASLTESIEQFFSGADLVSGPNVVDCTLSGGTETSCFSITVKAAPQSYTPGPWCPTNIADSAEAGGIWLRDGEVHDVDGAFIANLAEFYGDSEWQLFDKDTGNIRFTGSLEACQAAARPDVDPAYQNYCVQCLPEYMPDDATVTYVIPVEPQPVRRSQPTNFSGSGVAYNGIKLDGPAPLDAILAAHTIAPFDDCGGHVNPHVGYHYHAVTDCLTPAPATFGSVHGAAAVEHGTQIGIAMDGFQIFSNLMASGAAPKDLDSCNGHDGEDLAYHYHAGAAGSNAILGCLKAEAGCTLEDENAVCDASVRPPRS, encoded by the coding sequence ATGAATAACTCGCATTGCTACCGCATCCTGCCCTCGGCACTTATTGCGCTTCTCGCCTCAGGCTCTGCCAGCTTTGCGAACGATGAGGCCAGTCTGACCGAGAGTATCGAGCAGTTCTTTTCCGGCGCCGATCTGGTTTCGGGCCCGAATGTCGTTGACTGCACTCTATCCGGCGGAACCGAGACGAGCTGCTTCTCAATCACGGTAAAGGCAGCCCCGCAGAGCTATACGCCCGGCCCTTGGTGCCCCACCAATATTGCAGACAGCGCAGAGGCGGGCGGTATTTGGCTGCGGGACGGCGAAGTGCATGACGTGGACGGCGCGTTTATCGCCAACCTTGCAGAGTTTTACGGCGACTCGGAGTGGCAGTTATTTGACAAAGATACTGGCAACATCCGCTTCACCGGATCGCTGGAGGCCTGCCAGGCCGCCGCACGCCCTGATGTTGATCCAGCATACCAGAACTACTGCGTTCAGTGTCTGCCGGAATACATGCCAGACGACGCGACCGTAACTTACGTGATCCCGGTAGAGCCGCAGCCTGTTCGCCGGTCACAGCCCACAAACTTCTCGGGCTCAGGTGTGGCCTATAACGGGATCAAGCTGGACGGCCCCGCGCCGCTTGACGCCATCCTTGCTGCGCATACCATCGCCCCTTTTGACGACTGCGGCGGCCATGTGAACCCGCATGTCGGCTATCACTACCATGCGGTCACCGACTGCCTGACGCCCGCCCCCGCCACCTTCGGGTCGGTCCACGGCGCGGCTGCGGTTGAGCATGGCACACAGATCGGGATCGCCATGGACGGGTTTCAGATATTCTCGAACCTGATGGCATCCGGCGCGGCCCCCAAAGATTTGGATAGCTGCAACGGCCATGATGGCGAGGATCTCGCCTATCATTATCACGCAGGGGCGGCAGGCTCGAACGCCATTCTGGGATGCCTCAAAGCCGAAGCAGGCTGCACGTTGGAGGATGAAAACGCCGTCTGCGACGCCTCGGTACGCCCACCGCGTTCATGA